A DNA window from Vigna angularis cultivar LongXiaoDou No.4 chromosome 1, ASM1680809v1, whole genome shotgun sequence contains the following coding sequences:
- the LOC108331855 gene encoding homeobox-leucine zipper protein HAT4, with the protein MMVQKEDLGLSLSLNFRHNIPNPQHLTLISSSTHSSSPSASNPFKPSWNDAFASSDRNSDSCRGETRSFLRGIDVNRLPSAVDMEEEAGVSSPNSTVSSVSGKRSEREPNGEEHDMNRACSRGISDEEDGETSRKKLRLSKDQSAILEESFKEHNTLNPKQKLALAKQLGLLPRQVEVWFQNRRARTKLKQTEVDCEVLKRCCENLTEENRRLQKEVQELRALKLSPQFYMQMTPPTTLTMCPSCERVAVPSSTVDAATRHHPMGQAQSHSRALGMGPWGSAASIPQRGFDGFHH; encoded by the exons ATGATGGTTCAAAAGGAAGATTTGGGTTTGAGTCTAAGCCTCAACTTCCGTCACAATATTCCCAATCCTCAACATCTTACTCTCATCTCCTCCTCTACTCATTCGTCTTCCCCTTCCGCTTCAAATCCTTTTAAACCCTCTTGGAACGACGCTTTCGCCTCCTCCG ATCGAAACTCGGACTCATGCAGAGGCGAAACCCGATCGTTCCTGCGCGGAATCGACGTGAATCGGTTACCTTCGGCCGTGGACATGGAAGAGGAAGCGGGAGTTTCGTCTCCGAACAGCACCGTTTCGAGCGTGAGCGGAAAACGAAGCGAGCGAGAACCCAACGGCGAAGAACACGACATGAACAGAGCCTGTTCCCGCGGAATCAGCGACGAAGAAGACGGCGAAACCTCAAGGAAAAAACTGAGACTCTCCAAAGACCAATCAGCTATTCTGGAAGAAAGTTTCAAAGAGCACAATACCCTCAACCCG AAGCAAAAACTTGCACTGGCAAAACAGCTAGGCCTTCTACCAAGACAGGTTGAGGTGTGGTTTCAGAACCGAAGAGCAAG GACTAAGCTGAAGCAAACCGAGGTGGACTGCGAGGTGTTGAAAAGGTGCTGCGAGAATCTGACGGAGGAAAATAGAAGGTTGCAGAAGGAAGTCCAGGAGCTTAGAGCACTGAAACTTTCCCCTCAGTTTTACATGCAAATGACCCCTCCCACCACACTCACCATGTGCCCATCTTGCGAGCGGGTGGCTGTGCCGTCGTCGACCGTGGATGCCGCCACGCGTCATCATCCCATGGGCCAGGCCCAGAGCCACAGTCGGGCCCTAGGCATGGGGCCGTGGGGTTCGGCAGCTTCCATTCCGCAGCGGGGCTTCGATGGTTTCCACCACTGA